One part of the Desulfovibrio sp. genome encodes these proteins:
- the hslU gene encoding ATP-dependent protease ATPase subunit HslU, whose amino-acid sequence MSTLTPRGIVAELDKFVVGQEQAKRMVAVAVRNRWRRQHLSPELRDEVSPKNIIMMGPTGVGKTEIARRLAKLSGAPFVKVEATKFTEVGYVGRDVESMVRDLMEIGINLVRDEENARVRKAAEAAAESRLMDLLLPSSFGSEERASTREKLLQQFRLGFLDDREVEVEVTEQGGGSVDIFAIPGMEQMGGQVKDMFSKAFPPKHSRRKMKVRNAFAVLVQEESGRLVDQEALVDKARERVEQTGIIFIDEIDKIASSSQNRTSDISREGVQRDLLPIVEGSAVNTKYGMIRTDHILFIAAGAFHFSKPSDMIPELQGRFPLRVELQPLGKEEFLRILKEPDNALTKQYEALLATEQIRLSFTDDGLEEIAAFAEDTNTRTENIGARRLYTIMEKILADISFDAPEMPGAKIVVNRTYVEDHLQDVRDDQDLSQYIL is encoded by the coding sequence ATGAGCACTTTGACACCACGCGGCATAGTTGCCGAACTTGATAAATTTGTTGTGGGACAGGAACAGGCCAAACGCATGGTGGCGGTGGCGGTGCGCAACCGCTGGCGACGTCAGCACCTTTCCCCCGAACTGCGCGACGAGGTTTCGCCCAAAAATATCATCATGATGGGCCCCACCGGTGTGGGCAAGACAGAGATTGCCCGTCGTCTGGCCAAACTTTCCGGCGCTCCCTTTGTAAAGGTTGAGGCCACCAAGTTTACTGAGGTGGGCTATGTGGGCCGCGATGTGGAATCCATGGTGCGCGACCTCATGGAAATTGGCATCAACCTTGTGCGCGACGAAGAAAACGCCCGTGTGCGCAAGGCCGCTGAGGCAGCGGCAGAATCGCGCCTGATGGATCTGCTGTTGCCCAGCTCTTTTGGATCGGAAGAACGGGCCTCTACGCGTGAAAAGCTGTTGCAGCAGTTTCGCCTGGGCTTTCTGGACGACCGCGAAGTGGAAGTGGAAGTTACGGAGCAGGGCGGCGGCAGTGTCGATATTTTTGCCATCCCCGGCATGGAGCAGATGGGCGGTCAGGTAAAGGACATGTTCAGCAAGGCCTTTCCCCCTAAGCACAGCCGTCGTAAAATGAAGGTGCGCAACGCATTTGCCGTGCTCGTACAGGAAGAATCGGGCCGTCTTGTGGATCAGGAAGCTTTGGTGGACAAGGCCCGCGAGCGCGTCGAGCAGACTGGCATCATCTTTATTGACGAAATCGACAAGATCGCCAGCTCTTCGCAAAACCGCACCTCGGACATCTCGCGTGAGGGCGTGCAGCGCGACCTTCTGCCCATTGTGGAGGGCAGCGCTGTCAACACCAAATACGGCATGATCCGTACCGATCATATTCTGTTTATTGCGGCGGGTGCGTTCCACTTCAGCAAACCCTCGGATATGATTCCCGAACTTCAGGGGCGTTTTCCCCTGCGGGTGGAATTGCAGCCCTTGGGTAAGGAAGAATTTTTGCGCATTCTGAAAGAGCCGGACAACGCCCTGACCAAACAGTACGAAGCCCTGCTTGCCACAGAGCAGATTCGCCTGAGCTTTACCGATGACGGGCTGGAAGAAATTGCGGCCTTTGCCGAAGACACCAATACCCGCACGGAGAACATTGGTGCGCGGCGGCTCTATACCATTATGGAAAAAATTCTGGCCGACATATCGTTTGACGCGCCAGAAATGCCCGGCGCGAAGATAGTGGTGAACAGGACCTATGTGGAAGACCACTTGCAGGATGTGCGCGACGATCAGGATCTGAGCCAGTACATTTTGTAA
- the tpx gene encoding thiol peroxidase has translation MDTVTFKGNVMHLEGSQPAVGGKAPDFTLTANDMSPRSLKDYAGKVLVLVCVPSLDTPVCDMEVRRFNTEAAAQSDKVRIVAVSRDLPFAQARWCGAAGVTAVETLSDYRTASFAKTYGILIKELDLLARSIFVVGPDGTLAYSQMVTEVTHEPDYAAALEAVKKLV, from the coding sequence ATGGATACAGTTACGTTCAAAGGCAATGTCATGCATCTCGAAGGCTCCCAGCCTGCCGTAGGCGGCAAGGCTCCCGATTTTACGCTGACCGCCAACGACATGAGCCCCCGCAGCCTGAAAGACTACGCGGGCAAGGTGCTGGTGCTGGTATGCGTTCCTTCGCTCGATACCCCCGTATGCGACATGGAAGTGCGCCGCTTCAATACAGAAGCCGCCGCCCAGTCCGACAAGGTACGCATTGTGGCCGTAAGCCGTGACCTGCCCTTTGCCCAGGCCCGCTGGTGCGGCGCTGCTGGCGTAACCGCTGTTGAAACCCTTTCTGACTATCGCACCGCCTCGTTTGCCAAAACCTATGGCATTCTGATCAAGGAACTGGATCTGCTGGCCCGCAGCATCTTTGTGGTCGGCCCCGATGGCACTCTGGCCTACAGCCAGATGGTGACCGAAGTGACCCACGAACCGGACTACGCAGCCGCCCTTGAAGCCGTAAAAAAGCTGGTCTAG
- a CDS encoding metal ABC transporter permease — translation MPDLAPVYALISLIPLDCLQMRFMQQALLGLLLLAPMASVLGVEVINFRMAFFSDAIGHSAFAGVALGLILAVPPRLAMPLFGILVGLAIMAVRRKSDLSSDTVIGIVFSAVVAFGLAVVSRAEGVGRDMQRFLYGDILTITDGEIGFLALLFVALLVFQVVGYNRLMYIALNPVMARVHGVRVALWQYAFAGLLALVVMFSVWAVGVLLVTAMLIVPAATARNFARSAGGMFWWALLVGTSSAFVGLALSAQEWLATASGATIILVACCWFALSLLAVQAREHRRG, via the coding sequence GTGCCTGATCTCGCACCCGTGTATGCGCTCATCTCCCTGATTCCGCTCGACTGCCTGCAAATGCGCTTTATGCAGCAGGCCCTGCTGGGATTGCTGCTGCTGGCTCCCATGGCCTCTGTGCTGGGTGTTGAGGTTATCAACTTTCGTATGGCCTTTTTTTCAGACGCCATCGGGCACTCGGCCTTCGCCGGTGTGGCTCTGGGGCTCATACTGGCCGTGCCGCCGCGCCTTGCCATGCCCCTGTTTGGCATACTGGTGGGGCTTGCCATCATGGCCGTGCGACGCAAAAGTGATCTTTCGTCCGATACGGTCATCGGCATTGTTTTTTCTGCCGTTGTGGCTTTCGGGCTTGCGGTGGTGAGCCGCGCCGAGGGCGTGGGCAGGGACATGCAGCGTTTTTTGTACGGTGATATTCTCACCATAACTGATGGCGAGATCGGCTTTTTGGCCCTGCTGTTTGTTGCCCTGCTGGTGTTTCAGGTGGTTGGTTACAACAGACTGATGTACATTGCCCTCAACCCTGTGATGGCCCGGGTGCACGGCGTGCGCGTGGCCCTGTGGCAGTACGCCTTTGCGGGCCTGCTGGCCCTGGTGGTGATGTTTTCTGTCTGGGCGGTGGGCGTGCTGCTGGTTACTGCCATGCTGATCGTGCCTGCCGCTACGGCCCGCAATTTTGCGCGGTCTGCCGGGGGCATGTTCTGGTGGGCACTTTTGGTGGGCACTTCTTCCGCCTTTGTGGGGCTTGCGCTTTCGGCTCAGGAATGGCTTGCCACGGCCAGCGGGGCCACTATCATTCTTGTGGCCTGCTGCTGGTTTGCACTGAGCCTGCTGGCAGTGCAGGCGCGGGAGCACAGGCGCGGGTAG
- a CDS encoding metal ABC transporter ATP-binding protein, whose translation MPNNTLSAPSVCFENVCLSRGGNRILEGICATAPAGGSTVIVGPNGAGKTTLLLCLIGELPFTGRIEFTGSAHQPRVAYVPQHLSMDRSLPLRVGEFMALSSQRQPLWLGLRPFARVEGRQLLEMVKAEHLEQSRMGDLSGGELRRVLLAAALGRNPELLVLDEPAAGVDVRGERLFWELLDEARRERGFTQIMVSHNLPLVAHYATHVICLNRTVCAMGAPRATLISSTLMELFGVPIHLYPDQCDPEDPGCPQCGVVSEAEGLLPNYASIERREAARSAARKARQQAGRSDGAATGQGGSRA comes from the coding sequence TTGCCAAATAATACCCTTTCTGCCCCCTCGGTCTGCTTTGAGAATGTTTGCCTCAGCCGAGGGGGCAACCGTATTCTTGAAGGCATCTGCGCCACTGCCCCGGCTGGCGGCAGCACGGTTATTGTGGGCCCCAACGGTGCAGGCAAAACCACTCTGCTGCTGTGCCTTATCGGCGAATTGCCGTTTACGGGTCGCATCGAATTTACCGGCAGTGCGCATCAGCCACGCGTGGCCTACGTGCCGCAACATCTGAGCATGGATCGCAGCCTGCCCCTGCGCGTGGGCGAATTTATGGCCCTGAGCAGCCAGCGGCAGCCCTTGTGGCTGGGATTGCGGCCCTTTGCGCGCGTAGAGGGCCGGCAGCTGCTGGAGATGGTCAAGGCAGAGCATCTGGAGCAGAGCCGTATGGGTGACCTTTCTGGCGGCGAATTGCGGCGCGTGCTGCTGGCTGCTGCCCTTGGCCGCAACCCGGAGCTGCTGGTGCTGGACGAACCCGCTGCTGGCGTTGATGTGCGCGGCGAGAGACTGTTTTGGGAACTGCTGGACGAAGCCCGCCGCGAGAGGGGCTTTACGCAGATTATGGTTAGCCACAACCTGCCTCTTGTGGCGCACTACGCCACCCATGTGATCTGCCTCAACAGGACTGTGTGCGCCATGGGCGCGCCCCGCGCAACCCTGATTTCGTCCACCCTCATGGAGCTTTTTGGCGTGCCCATTCACCTGTACCCCGACCAGTGCGACCCCGAAGACCCCGGCTGCCCGCAGTGCGGCGTAGTGAGCGAAGCGGAAGGGCTGCTCCCCAATTATGCATCCATTGAACGGCGCGAAGCTGCCCGCAGTGCTGCGCGTAAAGCTCGTCAGCAGGCTGGCCGCAGCGACGGCGCTGCAACTGGTCAGGGAGGTTCCCGTGCCTGA
- a CDS encoding metal ABC transporter substrate-binding protein: MSNCISALFCKGKQYALLLACTLLATFFAVANVAAAEPRVRVLATTYPVYLITRAVTQSSPDVQVDLLIPAQTGCPHDYALTPKDMQKLAKARIVVINGLGLEAFLEKPLAAAGKITVVDSSKGVNAIAEDHDEGQHAAHGNAEAAHKDDHAPAAAAKGHEAEHGHGHGNEHGHDHGGVNPHAFASPIQAAIMARNIGRELAAAEPLAAKNCPETAEAYAAKLEALGKRLAAVGANAANKNVVALHDGMAYLVRDAGLNLVDVIQEDEEAQPSAARLLDLVKKIKDSKPVVLIGEPQYSDKPVRALSAETGVPAVQLDSLASGAASAPLDHYETVMTRNCDILEKYFAK; the protein is encoded by the coding sequence ATGAGCAACTGTATTTCTGCATTGTTCTGCAAGGGCAAACAGTATGCCCTTCTGCTTGCCTGCACCCTGCTGGCAACCTTTTTTGCGGTTGCAAATGTTGCCGCCGCCGAGCCCAGGGTGCGCGTTCTTGCCACGACCTATCCGGTTTATCTCATAACCCGCGCAGTCACACAGTCGAGCCCAGATGTGCAGGTAGACCTGCTTATTCCCGCCCAGACCGGCTGCCCTCACGATTACGCCCTTACACCCAAGGACATGCAAAAACTTGCCAAAGCCCGCATTGTGGTCATCAACGGGCTGGGGCTTGAGGCTTTTCTGGAAAAACCGCTTGCCGCCGCTGGCAAGATTACGGTTGTCGACAGCAGCAAGGGCGTAAACGCCATTGCTGAAGATCACGATGAAGGCCAGCACGCCGCACACGGCAATGCCGAAGCTGCCCACAAGGACGACCATGCCCCGGCTGCTGCGGCAAAGGGGCATGAAGCTGAACACGGCCACGGACATGGTAATGAGCATGGGCACGACCACGGCGGCGTAAACCCGCACGCCTTTGCCAGCCCCATACAGGCGGCCATAATGGCCCGTAACATTGGGCGTGAACTTGCCGCCGCCGAGCCTCTTGCTGCAAAAAATTGCCCCGAAACTGCGGAAGCCTATGCCGCAAAGCTTGAAGCCCTGGGCAAGCGTCTGGCCGCTGTGGGGGCCAATGCCGCCAACAAAAATGTGGTGGCCCTGCACGACGGCATGGCCTACCTTGTGCGTGATGCCGGTCTGAATCTTGTGGATGTGATTCAGGAAGACGAAGAGGCCCAGCCCTCTGCCGCGCGGCTGCTCGATCTTGTTAAAAAAATCAAGGATTCAAAGCCTGTTGTGCTCATTGGCGAACCGCAATACTCGGACAAGCCCGTGCGGGCCCTTTCGGCTGAAACGGGGGTGCCTGCAGTGCAGCTTGATTCGCTGGCCTCCGGGGCTGCCAGCGCGCCGCTCGACCATTACGAAACCGTCATGACCAGAAACTGCGATATTCTTGAGAAATACTTTGCCAAATAA
- a CDS encoding pirin family protein, which produces MPLRTVVQDVTGRPTVDGAGVRLVRVLGSPTVKTFDPFLMLDAFDSLNPDDYTKGFPTHPHRGIETFTYLVNGAIEHKDSLGNQGVIGDGDCQWMTAGGGILHQEMPLASPRMLGLQLWINLPAKHKMVDPKYRDITAPMIPHVTEDGASVAVVAGRYNGVNGAAQGDYVDVRFLDVRLKPGARWQVETDPAHTVFVYVYEGDCVLPDSSEPILLRHAYLLGDGDSVAFEGGDTECRFVLVSGAPLHEPVAWGGPIVMNTDEELMQAYFDIEEGRFIKNWVSPRK; this is translated from the coding sequence ATGCCTTTGCGAACCGTCGTTCAGGACGTTACCGGCAGACCAACAGTTGATGGCGCAGGCGTGCGACTTGTGCGCGTGCTGGGTTCGCCCACGGTCAAGACCTTTGACCCCTTTCTCATGCTTGATGCCTTTGATTCGCTGAATCCCGACGATTACACCAAGGGCTTTCCCACGCATCCGCACCGGGGCATTGAAACCTTTACCTATCTGGTGAATGGGGCCATCGAGCACAAGGACAGCCTTGGCAACCAGGGAGTGATAGGCGATGGCGACTGCCAGTGGATGACCGCCGGCGGCGGCATTCTGCACCAGGAAATGCCGCTGGCCTCGCCGCGCATGCTGGGCTTGCAGCTGTGGATCAATCTGCCTGCAAAACACAAGATGGTCGATCCAAAATATCGTGATATCACCGCTCCCATGATTCCGCATGTGACGGAAGACGGCGCCTCTGTGGCCGTGGTGGCGGGCAGGTACAATGGCGTGAATGGCGCAGCCCAGGGCGATTATGTGGATGTGCGTTTTCTCGACGTGCGCCTCAAGCCTGGCGCGCGCTGGCAGGTAGAGACAGACCCCGCGCACACGGTTTTTGTCTATGTGTATGAGGGCGACTGTGTTCTGCCTGATAGCAGCGAGCCCATTCTGCTGCGTCATGCCTACCTGCTGGGTGATGGAGACTCCGTGGCCTTTGAAGGCGGCGATACTGAATGCCGCTTTGTGCTTGTTTCCGGTGCTCCATTGCACGAGCCCGTGGCCTGGGGCGGCCCCATTGTCATGAATACTGATGAAGAACTCATGCAGGCATATTTTGATATTGAAGAGGGCAGATTCATCAAGAACTGGGTTTCACCGCGCAAATAG
- a CDS encoding peptidoglycan DD-metalloendopeptidase family protein: MHKILFSLALLALCACPIITPALADTPSDANPGDRQQAAQPQKEAGQRNNTTPDNQQTDNAQAVAPDADVQQPAQQQNSASSDNGSASEATPGDPQNQPPAEALHTLPPLRELVTSPFGNRRMPGWLSRRGLVMRDHAGVDIRARMGWPVTAFKPGKVVRAGDNGAMGISVDIKQDDGMTARYGHMSKTLAKSGQRVEAGEPVGLVGCTGRTTGAHLHFGLLDATGKAIDPLAYLHSADEVLQPDPADIPQVLEAQSCGPVQRGPNGHPVRLGEMLKKMDSYTPPPIPTWNERR, translated from the coding sequence GTGCATAAAATACTTTTCAGCCTTGCGCTGCTTGCCCTTTGCGCCTGCCCCATCATCACGCCTGCCCTGGCTGATACGCCATCAGACGCCAACCCCGGTGACCGGCAGCAGGCTGCTCAGCCGCAAAAAGAAGCCGGACAGCGCAACAATACAACACCAGATAATCAGCAAACGGACAATGCGCAAGCGGTTGCCCCCGATGCAGACGTGCAGCAGCCAGCCCAGCAGCAGAATTCTGCCAGCAGTGACAACGGTTCTGCGTCAGAGGCCACACCTGGCGACCCGCAAAACCAGCCCCCCGCAGAAGCCCTGCATACCCTGCCGCCCCTGCGCGAACTTGTTACCTCGCCTTTTGGCAACCGGCGCATGCCCGGCTGGCTCAGCAGGCGTGGTTTGGTCATGCGCGACCATGCGGGTGTTGATATCCGCGCCAGAATGGGCTGGCCCGTCACGGCTTTCAAACCCGGCAAGGTGGTTCGGGCAGGCGATAACGGAGCCATGGGCATTTCTGTTGATATCAAACAGGATGACGGCATGACAGCCCGCTACGGGCACATGTCGAAAACCCTTGCAAAAAGCGGTCAACGCGTTGAAGCTGGCGAACCCGTGGGTCTTGTGGGCTGCACCGGCAGAACAACCGGCGCGCATCTGCATTTTGGCCTGCTTGATGCCACTGGCAAGGCCATTGACCCGCTGGCCTACCTGCATTCGGCAGACGAAGTACTGCAGCCCGATCCCGCTGATATTCCGCAGGTTCTTGAGGCACAATCGTGCGGGCCAGTGCAGCGCGGCCCCAATGGGCACCCTGTGCGCCTTGGCGAAATGCTGAAAAAAATGGATAGCTACACGCCGCCGCCCATTCCCACCTGGAACGAGCGCCGCTAA
- a CDS encoding 50S ribosomal protein L11 methyltransferase produces MKNIFRLELVVAEEDADRATGLLTLGVPFGWEEETLPTGETRFRVHCENPEFINNLQSDLQAHIPAAEYTLTTLEDQDWLAAWRQFFTPVSCGNRFVVLPPWLADSPDFPGREKIVIEPKSAFGTGHHATTALCLTVLSELVEKGRVKAGQHFLDLGTGSGVLGIACCKSGLTGEGYDIDMLAVENAIENRGINGIEGFEVGLGSIDALEGRTYDLVLANILARPLIDLSQRIVWACKPGACLVLSGLLEIQADSVEEAYMAQCLPKPRRVIDGEWCALVWE; encoded by the coding sequence ATGAAGAATATTTTTCGTCTTGAACTGGTTGTGGCCGAAGAAGACGCAGACCGCGCCACCGGCCTGTTGACCCTGGGCGTGCCCTTTGGCTGGGAAGAAGAAACCCTGCCCACGGGCGAAACCCGCTTTCGCGTGCATTGCGAAAACCCCGAATTTATCAACAACCTGCAAAGCGATCTGCAGGCGCATATTCCCGCTGCGGAATACACGCTGACCACCCTTGAGGACCAGGACTGGCTGGCGGCGTGGCGGCAGTTTTTTACGCCCGTTTCCTGCGGCAACCGCTTTGTGGTGCTGCCCCCGTGGCTGGCCGACAGCCCTGACTTTCCCGGGCGGGAAAAGATTGTTATCGAGCCCAAAAGTGCCTTTGGCACGGGTCACCACGCCACCACCGCCCTGTGCCTGACCGTGCTGAGCGAGCTTGTGGAAAAGGGCCGCGTCAAGGCTGGTCAGCATTTTCTCGATCTTGGTACGGGCTCTGGCGTGCTGGGCATTGCCTGCTGCAAGAGCGGCCTCACTGGCGAGGGCTATGACATCGACATGCTGGCCGTTGAAAATGCCATTGAAAACCGTGGCATCAACGGCATTGAGGGCTTTGAGGTCGGTCTTGGCAGCATAGATGCCCTTGAAGGCCGTACCTATGATCTGGTGCTGGCAAATATTCTGGCCCGCCCGCTTATCGACCTTTCACAGCGCATTGTGTGGGCCTGCAAGCCCGGCGCGTGCCTTGTGCTCTCTGGTCTGCTTGAAATTCAGGCCGACAGTGTTGAGGAAGCCTACATGGCCCAGTGCCTGCCCAAGCCCCGCCGCGTTATCGACGGCGAGTGGTGCGCGCTGGTCTGGGAATAG
- a CDS encoding 50S ribosomal protein L11 methyltransferase, translating to MSDLQSPPQAAPESGPQLSAAHAAELESLLERIRADFEVDFEPLHVDENPLEVLSIQNMSAHLDKLLQRKAIHDPLKDLPLWAKLWPGSFVLGRLLRKYEPQGKTLLELGAGCGALSLVAARYGFERVVLSDVVEQALRFARANVLRNGLGDQIEVTHVDVTAPGRDPRFASGFDIIAASEILYLDDLHRPLVKFVDRHMAPGGKAFFCTDVARAKPHFGKLAAKTFKITEGRIGVKSQDENGEEQRRLYSILILERP from the coding sequence ATGTCTGACCTTCAAAGCCCGCCCCAGGCCGCCCCGGAATCCGGGCCGCAACTTTCCGCTGCGCACGCCGCAGAACTTGAAAGCCTGCTTGAACGCATCCGCGCCGATTTTGAGGTGGATTTCGAACCGCTGCATGTGGACGAAAATCCCCTTGAGGTGCTCTCCATACAGAACATGAGCGCGCATCTGGACAAACTGCTGCAACGCAAGGCCATCCACGATCCGCTCAAAGACCTGCCCCTGTGGGCAAAGCTGTGGCCCGGCTCGTTTGTGCTTGGCCGCCTGCTGCGCAAATATGAGCCGCAGGGCAAAACCCTGCTGGAACTTGGCGCGGGCTGCGGCGCACTCAGCCTTGTGGCCGCGCGTTACGGCTTTGAGCGCGTGGTGCTGAGTGATGTGGTTGAGCAGGCCCTGCGCTTTGCCCGGGCCAACGTGCTGCGCAACGGTCTGGGTGACCAGATCGAGGTTACCCATGTGGACGTGACCGCGCCGGGTCGCGACCCCCGCTTTGCCAGCGGCTTTGACATTATCGCCGCCTCTGAAATTCTGTATCTCGACGACCTGCACCGCCCCCTGGTCAAGTTTGTGGATCGCCACATGGCCCCCGGCGGCAAGGCATTTTTCTGCACCGATGTGGCCCGCGCCAAACCCCATTTTGGCAAGCTTGCAGCCAAGACCTTCAAGATTACCGAAGGCCGCATCGGTGTAAAATCGCAGGACGAAAACGGCGAGGAACAACGCCGTCTGTACAGCATTCTGATTCTGGAGCGGCCATGA
- a CDS encoding YcaO-like family protein, with translation MSEQLPIITLAPCPKGYTRDLDKTMSPAQTIARVREKLESSRLDILSKTRRVDVGRLGIPVFLSVCGADARRIMPTRKQMGKGSSAEQAEASALMELMERFAFFSFWEELPHMVSATWSEAEARFGSDLLPLEDMLRSVDDKLAPADARRVLDLTSWQFYPATRLLDGKTVWLPLDWFKLLGEFNGTSAGNSREESLLQGLSELIERHVCCRVDRNLPTTPTIDPASCAFDPVLAELLAAFEREGVHIVLKDFSLGMPLPTVAAVAWDPKTFPDTSEIVYTAGTAASPAKAAIRAVTEVAQLAGDFCTRACYEASGLSKYTALEQINWLIEGPTVDLKSLPSVENADIREELLTALRGLAPLELYAVETTHPRLGIPTHYSIVPGLQFRERDRNQSLGLFVGRKLVEEADADTVLHGLKVLGSCYPGAHFLPFFEGMLALRAEDFDTARCAFAAAVPLQPDTDSRALAAFYLGYADTLQCRWQEALPALAAAAELCPDMKEYGNLLGVAHFKTGNYAKAAEAFRAVLRVDKGSAMDLANLGLCEKFMGNAEQAREYLSAALELDASLDFARKHLAELAV, from the coding sequence ATGAGCGAGCAGTTGCCCATCATAACACTTGCCCCCTGCCCCAAGGGCTACACCCGCGACCTCGACAAAACCATGAGCCCCGCGCAGACCATTGCGCGCGTGCGTGAAAAGCTTGAATCGTCGCGCCTTGATATTCTTTCAAAAACGCGCCGCGTGGACGTGGGCCGCCTGGGCATACCTGTATTTCTGAGCGTGTGCGGGGCCGATGCCCGGCGCATCATGCCCACCCGCAAACAGATGGGCAAAGGGTCCTCTGCCGAGCAGGCCGAAGCCTCGGCCTTGATGGAGCTGATGGAACGCTTTGCGTTTTTCAGCTTTTGGGAGGAACTCCCCCACATGGTCAGCGCCACATGGAGCGAGGCCGAGGCCCGCTTTGGCAGCGACCTGCTGCCCCTTGAGGACATGCTGCGCTCTGTGGACGACAAGCTTGCGCCAGCAGACGCCCGCCGCGTGCTTGACCTTACAAGCTGGCAGTTTTACCCCGCCACCCGCCTGCTGGACGGCAAAACCGTGTGGTTGCCGCTCGACTGGTTCAAGCTGCTTGGCGAATTTAACGGCACCTCTGCCGGCAACAGCCGCGAAGAATCGCTGTTGCAGGGCCTGAGCGAACTGATCGAACGCCACGTGTGCTGCCGCGTTGACCGCAACCTGCCCACCACGCCCACCATTGACCCGGCATCCTGCGCCTTTGACCCCGTGCTGGCCGAACTGCTGGCCGCCTTTGAGCGCGAGGGCGTGCACATTGTGCTTAAAGACTTTTCGCTGGGCATGCCCCTGCCCACGGTTGCCGCCGTGGCATGGGACCCCAAAACATTCCCCGATACGTCTGAAATCGTCTACACCGCTGGTACGGCGGCTTCCCCCGCCAAGGCGGCCATCCGCGCCGTGACCGAAGTGGCCCAGCTTGCGGGCGATTTTTGCACCCGCGCCTGCTACGAGGCTTCGGGCCTTTCCAAGTACACGGCACTTGAACAGATCAACTGGCTGATCGAAGGCCCCACTGTTGATCTGAAAAGCCTGCCCAGCGTGGAAAATGCCGACATACGCGAAGAGCTGCTCACGGCCCTGCGCGGCCTTGCCCCGCTGGAACTCTATGCGGTTGAAACCACACACCCGCGCCTGGGCATTCCCACGCATTACAGCATTGTGCCGGGTCTGCAGTTTCGCGAACGTGACCGCAACCAGAGCCTGGGGCTTTTTGTAGGCCGCAAGCTGGTGGAAGAAGCCGATGCCGATACCGTGCTGCACGGCCTGAAAGTGCTGGGAAGCTGCTACCCCGGTGCGCATTTTCTGCCTTTTTTTGAGGGCATGCTGGCCCTGCGGGCAGAAGACTTTGACACGGCCCGCTGCGCATTTGCCGCTGCCGTGCCCCTGCAACCCGATACAGATTCCAGAGCGCTGGCCGCCTTTTATCTTGGCTATGCCGATACCCTGCAATGCCGCTGGCAGGAGGCCCTGCCAGCTCTGGCCGCAGCTGCAGAACTGTGCCCGGACATGAAGGAATACGGCAATCTTCTTGGCGTGGCGCACTTTAAAACCGGCAACTACGCCAAGGCGGCAGAGGCCTTCAGGGCGGTGCTGCGCGTGGACAAAGGTTCTGCCATGGATCTGGCCAATCTGGGCCTGTGTGAAAAATTCATGGGTAATGCCGAACAGGCGCGTGAATACCTGAGCGCCGCATTGGAGCTGGACGCGAGCCTTGATTTTGCCCGCAAACATCTGGCCGAACTCGCAGTCTAA